In the genome of Pristis pectinata isolate sPriPec2 chromosome 10, sPriPec2.1.pri, whole genome shotgun sequence, one region contains:
- the sesn1 gene encoding sestrin-1 isoform X9, with protein sequence MRLATIPNVRTKANCSTVKEFLVCSNCEQEMGVRIPRPLAEGPSEFIPEKEYLDSFLKTQHYLMHVDGPLPYCYRHYIAIMAAAQHQCSYLVNLHVNDFLQVGGDPKWLAGLDSAPLKLQTLSEVNKILAHRPWLITKDHIEKLLKAEEHGWSLAELIHVVVLLTHYHSLASFTFGCGINPELRCDGGHSFQLPSVGNCYLFAITNGNNAVEERLNVQVGSEQGTETTCEVEALMEKMKRLQECRDEEETSQEEMATRFEREKTESFFVAPSENEKSIDTREISRHFEDPSYGYKDFCRHGEQYVPTFRAQDYTWEDHGYSLVNRLYPDVGQLLDEKFQKAYNLTYNTMAMHKDVDTSMLRRAIWNYIHCMFGIKYDDYDYGEINHLLDRNFKVYIKTVVCSPAKTTKRMYDSFWRQFKHSEKIHVNLLLMEARMQAELLYALTAITRYLT encoded by the exons ATGAGGCTTGCAACCATACCAAACGTAAGAACGAAAGCCAACTGCAGCACGGTGAAAGAATTTCTGGTCTGCAGTAACTGTGAGCAG GAAATGGGTGTGAGAATCCCTAGGCCTTTGGCAGAAGGACCAAGTGAATTTATTCCTGAAAAAGAA TATCTTGATAGTTTTCTCAAAACCCAGCATTACCTAATGCATGTGGATGGTCCATTGCCATATTGTTATCGGCATTACATTGCGATAATG GCTGCAGCGCAACACCAGTGCTCGTATCTTGTAAATCTCCATGTTAATGACTTTCTCCAAGTTGGCGGGGATCCCAAATGGCTAGCAGGATTAGATTCTGCTCCTCTGAAGCTTCAGACTTTAAGTGAAGTGAATAAAATTCTTGCTCACAGGCCTTGGCTTATTACTAAAGACCATATTGAA AAGCTTTTAAAAGCCGAAGAGCATGGCTGGTCACTGGCTGAGTTGATACATGTGGTGGTACTGCTCACCCATTATCATTCTCTTGCATCTTTCACATTTGGATGTGGTATTAACCCTGAACTACGTTGTGATGGAGGCCACAGTTTTCAACTTCCTTCTGTTGGTAATTGCTATTTATTTGCTATTACAAATGGCAACAATGCTGTGGAAGAACGACTGAATGTTCAAGTGGGGAGTGAA CAGGGTACAGAAACCACTTGTGAGGTAGAAGCCCTGATGGAAAAAATGAAACGTCTACAAGAATGTAGAGATGAAGAGGAAACAAGCCAAGAGGAAATGGCAACAAGATTTGAGAGAGAAAAGACAGAGAGTTTCTTCGTTGCACCTTCAG AAAATGAGAAATCAATAGACACTAGGGAGATTTCTCGTCATTTTGAGGACCCGAGCTATGGTTACAAGGATTTTTGCAGACATGGTGAGCAATATGTGCCCACTTTTCGAGCTCAG GATTATACTTGGGAAGATCATGGGTACTCCCTTGTTAACCGACTTTACCCAGATGTTGGCCAGTTATTGGACGAAAAATTTCAGAAAGCTTACAACTTGACTTACAACACTATGGCAATGCATAAAGATGTTGATACCTCAATGCTCAGACGAGCCATCTGGAACTATATCCATTGTATGTTTGGAATAAA GTATGACGACTATGACTATGGTGAAATTAATCACCTATTGGATCGAAACTTTAAAGTTTATATAAAAACTGTGGTCTGCTCTCCAGCGAAAACCACAAAAAGAATGTATGACAGCTTCTGGAGACAATTCAAACACTCTGAGAAG ATTCACGTTAATTTGCTGCTTATGGAAGCTCGTATGCAGGCAGAACTTCTCTATGCTCTGACAGCCATTACACGATACCTGACATGA
- the sesn1 gene encoding sestrin-1 isoform X7, whose protein sequence is MDNKCLHCHQCPNQDDVWLEGELEMGVRIPRPLAEGPSEFIPEKEILRLGREDAEIRVLLIEAFATLGRLDNVTLLMVFHPQYLDSFLKTQHYLMHVDGPLPYCYRHYIAIMAAAQHQCSYLVNLHVNDFLQVGGDPKWLAGLDSAPLKLQTLSEVNKILAHRPWLITKDHIEKLLKAEEHGWSLAELIHVVVLLTHYHSLASFTFGCGINPELRCDGGHSFQLPSVGNCYLFAITNGNNAVEERLNVQVGSEQGTETTCEVEALMEKMKRLQECRDEEETSQEEMATRFEREKTESFFVAPSENEKSIDTREISRHFEDPSYGYKDFCRHGEQYVPTFRAQDYTWEDHGYSLVNRLYPDVGQLLDEKFQKAYNLTYNTMAMHKDVDTSMLRRAIWNYIHCMFGIKYDDYDYGEINHLLDRNFKVYIKTVVCSPAKTTKRMYDSFWRQFKHSEKIHVNLLLMEARMQAELLYALTAITRYLT, encoded by the exons ATGGATAACAAGTGCTTGCATTGCCATCAGTGTCCAAATCAAGATGATGTGTGGCTTGAAGGGGAACTT GAAATGGGTGTGAGAATCCCTAGGCCTTTGGCAGAAGGACCAAGTGAATTTATTCCTGAAAAAGAA ATCCTGCGACTAGGAAGAGAAGATGCAGAGATACGTGTATTGTTGATTGAAGCGTTTGCAACTTTGGGTCGACTGGACAACGTAACCTTATTGATGGTTTTTCATCCACAGTATCTTGATAGTTTTCTCAAAACCCAGCATTACCTAATGCATGTGGATGGTCCATTGCCATATTGTTATCGGCATTACATTGCGATAATG GCTGCAGCGCAACACCAGTGCTCGTATCTTGTAAATCTCCATGTTAATGACTTTCTCCAAGTTGGCGGGGATCCCAAATGGCTAGCAGGATTAGATTCTGCTCCTCTGAAGCTTCAGACTTTAAGTGAAGTGAATAAAATTCTTGCTCACAGGCCTTGGCTTATTACTAAAGACCATATTGAA AAGCTTTTAAAAGCCGAAGAGCATGGCTGGTCACTGGCTGAGTTGATACATGTGGTGGTACTGCTCACCCATTATCATTCTCTTGCATCTTTCACATTTGGATGTGGTATTAACCCTGAACTACGTTGTGATGGAGGCCACAGTTTTCAACTTCCTTCTGTTGGTAATTGCTATTTATTTGCTATTACAAATGGCAACAATGCTGTGGAAGAACGACTGAATGTTCAAGTGGGGAGTGAA CAGGGTACAGAAACCACTTGTGAGGTAGAAGCCCTGATGGAAAAAATGAAACGTCTACAAGAATGTAGAGATGAAGAGGAAACAAGCCAAGAGGAAATGGCAACAAGATTTGAGAGAGAAAAGACAGAGAGTTTCTTCGTTGCACCTTCAG AAAATGAGAAATCAATAGACACTAGGGAGATTTCTCGTCATTTTGAGGACCCGAGCTATGGTTACAAGGATTTTTGCAGACATGGTGAGCAATATGTGCCCACTTTTCGAGCTCAG GATTATACTTGGGAAGATCATGGGTACTCCCTTGTTAACCGACTTTACCCAGATGTTGGCCAGTTATTGGACGAAAAATTTCAGAAAGCTTACAACTTGACTTACAACACTATGGCAATGCATAAAGATGTTGATACCTCAATGCTCAGACGAGCCATCTGGAACTATATCCATTGTATGTTTGGAATAAA GTATGACGACTATGACTATGGTGAAATTAATCACCTATTGGATCGAAACTTTAAAGTTTATATAAAAACTGTGGTCTGCTCTCCAGCGAAAACCACAAAAAGAATGTATGACAGCTTCTGGAGACAATTCAAACACTCTGAGAAG ATTCACGTTAATTTGCTGCTTATGGAAGCTCGTATGCAGGCAGAACTTCTCTATGCTCTGACAGCCATTACACGATACCTGACATGA
- the sesn1 gene encoding sestrin-1 isoform X8, with the protein MQLICVFDIEMGVRIPRPLAEGPSEFIPEKEILRLGREDAEIRVLLIEAFATLGRLDNVTLLMVFHPQYLDSFLKTQHYLMHVDGPLPYCYRHYIAIMAAAQHQCSYLVNLHVNDFLQVGGDPKWLAGLDSAPLKLQTLSEVNKILAHRPWLITKDHIEKLLKAEEHGWSLAELIHVVVLLTHYHSLASFTFGCGINPELRCDGGHSFQLPSVGNCYLFAITNGNNAVEERLNVQVGSEQGTETTCEVEALMEKMKRLQECRDEEETSQEEMATRFEREKTESFFVAPSENEKSIDTREISRHFEDPSYGYKDFCRHGEQYVPTFRAQDYTWEDHGYSLVNRLYPDVGQLLDEKFQKAYNLTYNTMAMHKDVDTSMLRRAIWNYIHCMFGIKYDDYDYGEINHLLDRNFKVYIKTVVCSPAKTTKRMYDSFWRQFKHSEKIHVNLLLMEARMQAELLYALTAITRYLT; encoded by the exons atgCAACTAATCTGTGTTTTTGATATT GAAATGGGTGTGAGAATCCCTAGGCCTTTGGCAGAAGGACCAAGTGAATTTATTCCTGAAAAAGAA ATCCTGCGACTAGGAAGAGAAGATGCAGAGATACGTGTATTGTTGATTGAAGCGTTTGCAACTTTGGGTCGACTGGACAACGTAACCTTATTGATGGTTTTTCATCCACAGTATCTTGATAGTTTTCTCAAAACCCAGCATTACCTAATGCATGTGGATGGTCCATTGCCATATTGTTATCGGCATTACATTGCGATAATG GCTGCAGCGCAACACCAGTGCTCGTATCTTGTAAATCTCCATGTTAATGACTTTCTCCAAGTTGGCGGGGATCCCAAATGGCTAGCAGGATTAGATTCTGCTCCTCTGAAGCTTCAGACTTTAAGTGAAGTGAATAAAATTCTTGCTCACAGGCCTTGGCTTATTACTAAAGACCATATTGAA AAGCTTTTAAAAGCCGAAGAGCATGGCTGGTCACTGGCTGAGTTGATACATGTGGTGGTACTGCTCACCCATTATCATTCTCTTGCATCTTTCACATTTGGATGTGGTATTAACCCTGAACTACGTTGTGATGGAGGCCACAGTTTTCAACTTCCTTCTGTTGGTAATTGCTATTTATTTGCTATTACAAATGGCAACAATGCTGTGGAAGAACGACTGAATGTTCAAGTGGGGAGTGAA CAGGGTACAGAAACCACTTGTGAGGTAGAAGCCCTGATGGAAAAAATGAAACGTCTACAAGAATGTAGAGATGAAGAGGAAACAAGCCAAGAGGAAATGGCAACAAGATTTGAGAGAGAAAAGACAGAGAGTTTCTTCGTTGCACCTTCAG AAAATGAGAAATCAATAGACACTAGGGAGATTTCTCGTCATTTTGAGGACCCGAGCTATGGTTACAAGGATTTTTGCAGACATGGTGAGCAATATGTGCCCACTTTTCGAGCTCAG GATTATACTTGGGAAGATCATGGGTACTCCCTTGTTAACCGACTTTACCCAGATGTTGGCCAGTTATTGGACGAAAAATTTCAGAAAGCTTACAACTTGACTTACAACACTATGGCAATGCATAAAGATGTTGATACCTCAATGCTCAGACGAGCCATCTGGAACTATATCCATTGTATGTTTGGAATAAA GTATGACGACTATGACTATGGTGAAATTAATCACCTATTGGATCGAAACTTTAAAGTTTATATAAAAACTGTGGTCTGCTCTCCAGCGAAAACCACAAAAAGAATGTATGACAGCTTCTGGAGACAATTCAAACACTCTGAGAAG ATTCACGTTAATTTGCTGCTTATGGAAGCTCGTATGCAGGCAGAACTTCTCTATGCTCTGACAGCCATTACACGATACCTGACATGA
- the sesn1 gene encoding sestrin-1 isoform X6 has translation MKAQHHLGPCRSDDARPDRRAGSLVRTEMGVRIPRPLAEGPSEFIPEKEILRLGREDAEIRVLLIEAFATLGRLDNVTLLMVFHPQYLDSFLKTQHYLMHVDGPLPYCYRHYIAIMAAAQHQCSYLVNLHVNDFLQVGGDPKWLAGLDSAPLKLQTLSEVNKILAHRPWLITKDHIEKLLKAEEHGWSLAELIHVVVLLTHYHSLASFTFGCGINPELRCDGGHSFQLPSVGNCYLFAITNGNNAVEERLNVQVGSEQGTETTCEVEALMEKMKRLQECRDEEETSQEEMATRFEREKTESFFVAPSENEKSIDTREISRHFEDPSYGYKDFCRHGEQYVPTFRAQDYTWEDHGYSLVNRLYPDVGQLLDEKFQKAYNLTYNTMAMHKDVDTSMLRRAIWNYIHCMFGIKYDDYDYGEINHLLDRNFKVYIKTVVCSPAKTTKRMYDSFWRQFKHSEKIHVNLLLMEARMQAELLYALTAITRYLT, from the exons GAAATGGGTGTGAGAATCCCTAGGCCTTTGGCAGAAGGACCAAGTGAATTTATTCCTGAAAAAGAA ATCCTGCGACTAGGAAGAGAAGATGCAGAGATACGTGTATTGTTGATTGAAGCGTTTGCAACTTTGGGTCGACTGGACAACGTAACCTTATTGATGGTTTTTCATCCACAGTATCTTGATAGTTTTCTCAAAACCCAGCATTACCTAATGCATGTGGATGGTCCATTGCCATATTGTTATCGGCATTACATTGCGATAATG GCTGCAGCGCAACACCAGTGCTCGTATCTTGTAAATCTCCATGTTAATGACTTTCTCCAAGTTGGCGGGGATCCCAAATGGCTAGCAGGATTAGATTCTGCTCCTCTGAAGCTTCAGACTTTAAGTGAAGTGAATAAAATTCTTGCTCACAGGCCTTGGCTTATTACTAAAGACCATATTGAA AAGCTTTTAAAAGCCGAAGAGCATGGCTGGTCACTGGCTGAGTTGATACATGTGGTGGTACTGCTCACCCATTATCATTCTCTTGCATCTTTCACATTTGGATGTGGTATTAACCCTGAACTACGTTGTGATGGAGGCCACAGTTTTCAACTTCCTTCTGTTGGTAATTGCTATTTATTTGCTATTACAAATGGCAACAATGCTGTGGAAGAACGACTGAATGTTCAAGTGGGGAGTGAA CAGGGTACAGAAACCACTTGTGAGGTAGAAGCCCTGATGGAAAAAATGAAACGTCTACAAGAATGTAGAGATGAAGAGGAAACAAGCCAAGAGGAAATGGCAACAAGATTTGAGAGAGAAAAGACAGAGAGTTTCTTCGTTGCACCTTCAG AAAATGAGAAATCAATAGACACTAGGGAGATTTCTCGTCATTTTGAGGACCCGAGCTATGGTTACAAGGATTTTTGCAGACATGGTGAGCAATATGTGCCCACTTTTCGAGCTCAG GATTATACTTGGGAAGATCATGGGTACTCCCTTGTTAACCGACTTTACCCAGATGTTGGCCAGTTATTGGACGAAAAATTTCAGAAAGCTTACAACTTGACTTACAACACTATGGCAATGCATAAAGATGTTGATACCTCAATGCTCAGACGAGCCATCTGGAACTATATCCATTGTATGTTTGGAATAAA GTATGACGACTATGACTATGGTGAAATTAATCACCTATTGGATCGAAACTTTAAAGTTTATATAAAAACTGTGGTCTGCTCTCCAGCGAAAACCACAAAAAGAATGTATGACAGCTTCTGGAGACAATTCAAACACTCTGAGAAG ATTCACGTTAATTTGCTGCTTATGGAAGCTCGTATGCAGGCAGAACTTCTCTATGCTCTGACAGCCATTACACGATACCTGACATGA
- the sesn1 gene encoding sestrin-1 isoform X11, translating to MDNKCLHCHQCPNQDDVWLEGELEMGVRIPRPLAEGPSEFIPEKEYLDSFLKTQHYLMHVDGPLPYCYRHYIAIMAAAQHQCSYLVNLHVNDFLQVGGDPKWLAGLDSAPLKLQTLSEVNKILAHRPWLITKDHIEKLLKAEEHGWSLAELIHVVVLLTHYHSLASFTFGCGINPELRCDGGHSFQLPSVGNCYLFAITNGNNAVEERLNVQVGSEQGTETTCEVEALMEKMKRLQECRDEEETSQEEMATRFEREKTESFFVAPSENEKSIDTREISRHFEDPSYGYKDFCRHGEQYVPTFRAQDYTWEDHGYSLVNRLYPDVGQLLDEKFQKAYNLTYNTMAMHKDVDTSMLRRAIWNYIHCMFGIKYDDYDYGEINHLLDRNFKVYIKTVVCSPAKTTKRMYDSFWRQFKHSEKIHVNLLLMEARMQAELLYALTAITRYLT from the exons ATGGATAACAAGTGCTTGCATTGCCATCAGTGTCCAAATCAAGATGATGTGTGGCTTGAAGGGGAACTT GAAATGGGTGTGAGAATCCCTAGGCCTTTGGCAGAAGGACCAAGTGAATTTATTCCTGAAAAAGAA TATCTTGATAGTTTTCTCAAAACCCAGCATTACCTAATGCATGTGGATGGTCCATTGCCATATTGTTATCGGCATTACATTGCGATAATG GCTGCAGCGCAACACCAGTGCTCGTATCTTGTAAATCTCCATGTTAATGACTTTCTCCAAGTTGGCGGGGATCCCAAATGGCTAGCAGGATTAGATTCTGCTCCTCTGAAGCTTCAGACTTTAAGTGAAGTGAATAAAATTCTTGCTCACAGGCCTTGGCTTATTACTAAAGACCATATTGAA AAGCTTTTAAAAGCCGAAGAGCATGGCTGGTCACTGGCTGAGTTGATACATGTGGTGGTACTGCTCACCCATTATCATTCTCTTGCATCTTTCACATTTGGATGTGGTATTAACCCTGAACTACGTTGTGATGGAGGCCACAGTTTTCAACTTCCTTCTGTTGGTAATTGCTATTTATTTGCTATTACAAATGGCAACAATGCTGTGGAAGAACGACTGAATGTTCAAGTGGGGAGTGAA CAGGGTACAGAAACCACTTGTGAGGTAGAAGCCCTGATGGAAAAAATGAAACGTCTACAAGAATGTAGAGATGAAGAGGAAACAAGCCAAGAGGAAATGGCAACAAGATTTGAGAGAGAAAAGACAGAGAGTTTCTTCGTTGCACCTTCAG AAAATGAGAAATCAATAGACACTAGGGAGATTTCTCGTCATTTTGAGGACCCGAGCTATGGTTACAAGGATTTTTGCAGACATGGTGAGCAATATGTGCCCACTTTTCGAGCTCAG GATTATACTTGGGAAGATCATGGGTACTCCCTTGTTAACCGACTTTACCCAGATGTTGGCCAGTTATTGGACGAAAAATTTCAGAAAGCTTACAACTTGACTTACAACACTATGGCAATGCATAAAGATGTTGATACCTCAATGCTCAGACGAGCCATCTGGAACTATATCCATTGTATGTTTGGAATAAA GTATGACGACTATGACTATGGTGAAATTAATCACCTATTGGATCGAAACTTTAAAGTTTATATAAAAACTGTGGTCTGCTCTCCAGCGAAAACCACAAAAAGAATGTATGACAGCTTCTGGAGACAATTCAAACACTCTGAGAAG ATTCACGTTAATTTGCTGCTTATGGAAGCTCGTATGCAGGCAGAACTTCTCTATGCTCTGACAGCCATTACACGATACCTGACATGA
- the sesn1 gene encoding sestrin-1 isoform X5 — protein MRLATIPNVRTKANCSTVKEFLVCSNCEQEMGVRIPRPLAEGPSEFIPEKEILRLGREDAEIRVLLIEAFATLGRLDNVTLLMVFHPQYLDSFLKTQHYLMHVDGPLPYCYRHYIAIMAAAQHQCSYLVNLHVNDFLQVGGDPKWLAGLDSAPLKLQTLSEVNKILAHRPWLITKDHIEKLLKAEEHGWSLAELIHVVVLLTHYHSLASFTFGCGINPELRCDGGHSFQLPSVGNCYLFAITNGNNAVEERLNVQVGSEQGTETTCEVEALMEKMKRLQECRDEEETSQEEMATRFEREKTESFFVAPSENEKSIDTREISRHFEDPSYGYKDFCRHGEQYVPTFRAQDYTWEDHGYSLVNRLYPDVGQLLDEKFQKAYNLTYNTMAMHKDVDTSMLRRAIWNYIHCMFGIKYDDYDYGEINHLLDRNFKVYIKTVVCSPAKTTKRMYDSFWRQFKHSEKIHVNLLLMEARMQAELLYALTAITRYLT, from the exons ATGAGGCTTGCAACCATACCAAACGTAAGAACGAAAGCCAACTGCAGCACGGTGAAAGAATTTCTGGTCTGCAGTAACTGTGAGCAG GAAATGGGTGTGAGAATCCCTAGGCCTTTGGCAGAAGGACCAAGTGAATTTATTCCTGAAAAAGAA ATCCTGCGACTAGGAAGAGAAGATGCAGAGATACGTGTATTGTTGATTGAAGCGTTTGCAACTTTGGGTCGACTGGACAACGTAACCTTATTGATGGTTTTTCATCCACAGTATCTTGATAGTTTTCTCAAAACCCAGCATTACCTAATGCATGTGGATGGTCCATTGCCATATTGTTATCGGCATTACATTGCGATAATG GCTGCAGCGCAACACCAGTGCTCGTATCTTGTAAATCTCCATGTTAATGACTTTCTCCAAGTTGGCGGGGATCCCAAATGGCTAGCAGGATTAGATTCTGCTCCTCTGAAGCTTCAGACTTTAAGTGAAGTGAATAAAATTCTTGCTCACAGGCCTTGGCTTATTACTAAAGACCATATTGAA AAGCTTTTAAAAGCCGAAGAGCATGGCTGGTCACTGGCTGAGTTGATACATGTGGTGGTACTGCTCACCCATTATCATTCTCTTGCATCTTTCACATTTGGATGTGGTATTAACCCTGAACTACGTTGTGATGGAGGCCACAGTTTTCAACTTCCTTCTGTTGGTAATTGCTATTTATTTGCTATTACAAATGGCAACAATGCTGTGGAAGAACGACTGAATGTTCAAGTGGGGAGTGAA CAGGGTACAGAAACCACTTGTGAGGTAGAAGCCCTGATGGAAAAAATGAAACGTCTACAAGAATGTAGAGATGAAGAGGAAACAAGCCAAGAGGAAATGGCAACAAGATTTGAGAGAGAAAAGACAGAGAGTTTCTTCGTTGCACCTTCAG AAAATGAGAAATCAATAGACACTAGGGAGATTTCTCGTCATTTTGAGGACCCGAGCTATGGTTACAAGGATTTTTGCAGACATGGTGAGCAATATGTGCCCACTTTTCGAGCTCAG GATTATACTTGGGAAGATCATGGGTACTCCCTTGTTAACCGACTTTACCCAGATGTTGGCCAGTTATTGGACGAAAAATTTCAGAAAGCTTACAACTTGACTTACAACACTATGGCAATGCATAAAGATGTTGATACCTCAATGCTCAGACGAGCCATCTGGAACTATATCCATTGTATGTTTGGAATAAA GTATGACGACTATGACTATGGTGAAATTAATCACCTATTGGATCGAAACTTTAAAGTTTATATAAAAACTGTGGTCTGCTCTCCAGCGAAAACCACAAAAAGAATGTATGACAGCTTCTGGAGACAATTCAAACACTCTGAGAAG ATTCACGTTAATTTGCTGCTTATGGAAGCTCGTATGCAGGCAGAACTTCTCTATGCTCTGACAGCCATTACACGATACCTGACATGA
- the sesn1 gene encoding sestrin-1 isoform X10, producing the protein MKAQHHLGPCRSDDARPDRRAGSLVRTEMGVRIPRPLAEGPSEFIPEKEYLDSFLKTQHYLMHVDGPLPYCYRHYIAIMAAAQHQCSYLVNLHVNDFLQVGGDPKWLAGLDSAPLKLQTLSEVNKILAHRPWLITKDHIEKLLKAEEHGWSLAELIHVVVLLTHYHSLASFTFGCGINPELRCDGGHSFQLPSVGNCYLFAITNGNNAVEERLNVQVGSEQGTETTCEVEALMEKMKRLQECRDEEETSQEEMATRFEREKTESFFVAPSENEKSIDTREISRHFEDPSYGYKDFCRHGEQYVPTFRAQDYTWEDHGYSLVNRLYPDVGQLLDEKFQKAYNLTYNTMAMHKDVDTSMLRRAIWNYIHCMFGIKYDDYDYGEINHLLDRNFKVYIKTVVCSPAKTTKRMYDSFWRQFKHSEKIHVNLLLMEARMQAELLYALTAITRYLT; encoded by the exons GAAATGGGTGTGAGAATCCCTAGGCCTTTGGCAGAAGGACCAAGTGAATTTATTCCTGAAAAAGAA TATCTTGATAGTTTTCTCAAAACCCAGCATTACCTAATGCATGTGGATGGTCCATTGCCATATTGTTATCGGCATTACATTGCGATAATG GCTGCAGCGCAACACCAGTGCTCGTATCTTGTAAATCTCCATGTTAATGACTTTCTCCAAGTTGGCGGGGATCCCAAATGGCTAGCAGGATTAGATTCTGCTCCTCTGAAGCTTCAGACTTTAAGTGAAGTGAATAAAATTCTTGCTCACAGGCCTTGGCTTATTACTAAAGACCATATTGAA AAGCTTTTAAAAGCCGAAGAGCATGGCTGGTCACTGGCTGAGTTGATACATGTGGTGGTACTGCTCACCCATTATCATTCTCTTGCATCTTTCACATTTGGATGTGGTATTAACCCTGAACTACGTTGTGATGGAGGCCACAGTTTTCAACTTCCTTCTGTTGGTAATTGCTATTTATTTGCTATTACAAATGGCAACAATGCTGTGGAAGAACGACTGAATGTTCAAGTGGGGAGTGAA CAGGGTACAGAAACCACTTGTGAGGTAGAAGCCCTGATGGAAAAAATGAAACGTCTACAAGAATGTAGAGATGAAGAGGAAACAAGCCAAGAGGAAATGGCAACAAGATTTGAGAGAGAAAAGACAGAGAGTTTCTTCGTTGCACCTTCAG AAAATGAGAAATCAATAGACACTAGGGAGATTTCTCGTCATTTTGAGGACCCGAGCTATGGTTACAAGGATTTTTGCAGACATGGTGAGCAATATGTGCCCACTTTTCGAGCTCAG GATTATACTTGGGAAGATCATGGGTACTCCCTTGTTAACCGACTTTACCCAGATGTTGGCCAGTTATTGGACGAAAAATTTCAGAAAGCTTACAACTTGACTTACAACACTATGGCAATGCATAAAGATGTTGATACCTCAATGCTCAGACGAGCCATCTGGAACTATATCCATTGTATGTTTGGAATAAA GTATGACGACTATGACTATGGTGAAATTAATCACCTATTGGATCGAAACTTTAAAGTTTATATAAAAACTGTGGTCTGCTCTCCAGCGAAAACCACAAAAAGAATGTATGACAGCTTCTGGAGACAATTCAAACACTCTGAGAAG ATTCACGTTAATTTGCTGCTTATGGAAGCTCGTATGCAGGCAGAACTTCTCTATGCTCTGACAGCCATTACACGATACCTGACATGA